The Raphanus sativus cultivar WK10039 chromosome 6, ASM80110v3, whole genome shotgun sequence sequence AACTTTTGTGACAGAAGCATACATAGAGAGCTTTTTCCTGCAGATGGAACATAACAGAGATTGAGAAACCAATATCTACCAGCATTCAGAAGAACACAATTTCAATTAATGGGTCGTACTCAGCTCTCAAGTCGTCACGCTCTTTTCTCTTAATAGATTGCCTCTGTTCATCAACAGATGTCAATTGTGCATTCAGGTCTTTGAGTTCATCAGCGACGACTGTGTtgacaaaaaacccaaaaacaaaagaataaagaCTTGTTATGTCATGTGACTGAACCAAACAGAATATAATAGTTTcaccaaaatttaaattaatacttATCTAAGCTCGTCTTTGAGCTTGCACTCTAGCTCCATCTCCTCGTCAAGTTCCTTCTGAAGACGCTCCAAGTCATCGTCTCCACCCGAAACATCTGAACAAGcttcctctgttttcttcttgcATGCAGCGAGCTTCTTCTTACAATCTGCAAAATCGAACACTATCACTCAGTGATTCATATCTAATCTTGTTAAAGTTTATACCTTTCCAAGTTTCTCTAGAGAAACAGatcgaaaaaaagaaaaaaaaaactgacctTGGATAGATCTCTGTGTCTGATTGAAATCCTCGTCGCAACGAAAACGGAGAGCTTTCAAGTCCTCGAAGCTTTGCGATACGACGTTGAACCCGTTCTTAGCGTTCAGTAAGCTGATCAAATCGTCTCCGTATGAGATTAGATCTTTGATATCGAAACTCTCCGAGTGATTCCCCATTTTTTTTTCGATACGGGCAGTAAAGCCCTAAGCTTTAAGATTCTCCGAGCCTCTAGACTCTCACCAGGAGAAGAATCAGAGATTCCTCAAGTACGTGACTGACCTTCGCTCTAGAAGAGAGGAGAAGGGAGAAGGGAGGAGGGAGAGATGAGAGGAAAGAtctgatttttgatttttgatttttgattttcgAATTTGGCTTTGGAAAAGAAACAGTTTAATTTGATTAGACTGTGCTACTGCTTTAAAGAATCTAGGTGGTTTTTCGCAATATTATGGGTATATtgtatgaaaattaaatatttataattttgtgattttgaataaataaccaaaattagtaaataaaatttcaaattataaatatttgaaaatcaaaagttttggtatataattttagaagaattttaaaatatagtgataattatataagttttaatttaattttttaaaaggctttttataacataatttGTGATTAACTAAAATCCAAggattaattaacaaaaaaaatacaatttctatTTTACACATgtctatcatattttattttgatgtaaatTTGTTACAAcgtttttataattttggcAAATCACAAATAATTTTTCACGTTTAGTGTTTAGTATAAACTTCACAATTGGTTAACAAAACAAatccatttttaatttttctttaatcatCACATATATCAGATATTGATTCATTTGaccaatatttttattaactcTAGTCTTTGTATCAATATCtataatgaaatttattatatttaattagtttCCATAAACAAGTTATGTTAgttcatatatatttaagatttttaattatttgtttggtaatatatattagattagataattctaaaattagtttcttttacaataatttaattaaataaatgaaaactaaaataccaataactaatcaaattaagagaattaattCAAAATTCCACCTATGAATGACACATTTGCAAAATACACCTAAATGTCTTTTCAATTAATGTATATAGGACGatgttttaaatatacaaatatttttatcatttctGAAAGTGATAAATCAACTAAATCATCAACATTTGTCATTGAAAAATGAttgaaactttataaaattgtatacttTGACTGTTTTGCATTCATTGGACATCTTTTTAGAAAGACATATATAGTGAGtgaatataagaaatattattagatttaaGTTATTAGTTTTATGCAACATAAGATTTATAgtattcattattaataaaataattactaaaaagttaaaaattatttatataattatttctataatatcatatgtatttatatatatattctgaatatctataatataatctattataCTTAATTGTTTCCATAAACAAATTTTCTTAGTTCATCTAAGAATCTATTATACTTAATTGTTTCCATAAACAAATTTTCTTAGTTcatctatatttaaaatatttaattgtttgtttggtaatatatattagattggATAATTCTCAAATTAGCTTCCTTTAAAAAAGTAATTAagtaaatgaaaattaaaatacaataactAATCATATTAAGAGAATTAATTTTAAACTTCACCTACGAATGACACATAAACAAAATTCAATTAAATGGGCCAACCTAGTTTATGAGGATGGTCATGCTCAATTATTCGTAATGGGCCAACCTCGTTTATGATCAATGCACTCATGTTTAGAGATGTATTTAAATGAAATTCATTGTTTATTTGAACATTGATTTTcaaattcttttaaattttcttttaagatCTAGTGTTAAATTTTGACATTTGATAAATTACTTCAGAATCTactattattaagaaaaaaatgaattttaagaTTAGTGTTTGTTTAGagtttattagttaaaaatgaaatttcatttttcataGTTAACGATGATTTAACTAAAATCATCAAGAAGGTGTTATTggttatataatttgaaataagttctatcatatttaaaatctatcagattatatttttttcttctattcaaATTGTTCATAATTCATTtgaatataatttcataaatctGCATTATTGTATTTACAAGATAGTATCATTTACTTTCTTTAATGAGAATTAAATTCAATAAGAAATGATTAGCAAATCCACCggtttgtttttcaaaattttgtagtGTTTTTATGCTCACTATAATAGTGCACAAATTAAGCATGTTGGagaaaaattatttgtaagtgTTTCCAAAATTGATGTCTAGATCACGAAGGTTAATAACTAACAAGATCCAATAAATCTCACCAAAAACACTAGGGATTTTACTTATTATTAACATCATATGAGTAAGtctgaaaaataaagaaactacTAGATCCCTTACTGCATACCTTCGGGGGCTGGAGGAGCTGGAATGGGATTCTTCACTGATGTCACGATCACGAAGGTATAACTAACAAGATTGTTAAATACCAAATATATAGTTAAGATCTGATTAGtgttcaatttaaaattttggttaaaaattatttgattaaaaagacATATGTTGTgacaatgatttttttgttgGGTAAAAGAAATGATGGTTATAGCCTTTTACTTATTGTGATGACATTGATTTATCAAAAAATGGTGATGTTGATTtcattattaacaaaaatgattacaaaatcTTGCAATAAAATGTTAGGTTTATGTTGATAGATTTTTACACACAAACCTGGATTGAAATCCATTCaaacaaatttcaaattaaatgaattataataatttagcAAACATGAATAACACAAGATTTCAATTGTTGTATTCAAATCTTTAATAGAACAAcaatggatttcttttttaatgaaaggatcgtaaatataaaaatcaataataatagatttcaaaataaaaaatagaatcattttaaatataataaccaATAAcacttaattttaatataaaatttataataaatcattCAATAACTAtagattataaaatttatagaattgATTTTAAATCCACGGTTGAATAAACATCACGATTCACCTTGCAAActttaacaaaaatcaaatgACTTCCAATGATAATTTGAATAGACTCTCTAGTCTCCTTTGACTTCAATATAAGTCAGAAGTGGCCGCGTAATACTTTTGTCTTAATAGTTTCGTTTTGTCCACATTAATAACTCAACTGATTGGAAGGTCATTCATCTCCTCCACACAAATGGTTCGAAATAACAGACCACACAAATGGTCCAAAAGACCTTGACTTTGAACATTTCTACCATTCCGGCATCTAGAGCATAAGTCCATGTTCTTGAAATTTGCCTAAACCTTAAAAGATCTCTTACTTCATAACCATCACCAGAGCTCAAGATACTCTCGATGGGCACAGCAAGAAGATCCATACGAACACTCGTGTTCTTGCTCTATCTATCATCAAACGTTCTTGCCGACGCCGCCTCCACAACAGAGTTCACTTTCCTCGGTTTCAGAggaaaccaaaccgaaattcaaacagaaaaagcTGCGACGATCCAACAAACCGACGGTCTACTCAGACTAACAAACCGGGACCACAACGTGACCGGAACAGCGTTTTACCGCGAACCGATCAGATTCAGTGACCGTTCAGACAGCAAAGTCTTATGTTCCTTCAGCACATCTTTCGTCTTCGTCATAATCCCATCTAGTCCCGGAAACGGCGGTTTCGGCTTCACGTTCACGCTCTCGCCGACACCGAACCGCCCCGGAGCTGAGTCCGCACAGTATCTAGGCCTCTTGAACAGATCCAGCAACGGAGATCCGTCGAACCACGTCTTCGCCGTGGAGTTCGACACGGTGCAGGGGTTCAAAGACGGGGACGACAGGAGAGGAAACCACGTCGGCCTCGATTTCAACAACCTCTCCTCTGCTGTACAGGAGCCGGTCGTTTACCACGACACGGATGATCGAAAAGAGGATTTCCAGCTGGAGAGCGGCGAACCGATCCAAGCTCATCTGGACTACGACGGAGGGAGCGACGAGTTGAACGTCACGGTCTATCCGACCAGGTTAGGGTTCAAACCCGCGACACCTATGATCTCCCGGCAAGTTTTGAACTTGTCGGAGATCGTGAAGGAGGAGATGTACGTAGGGTTCACTTCCGCGACTGGTAAGGGTCAGTCCAGCGCACACTACGTGATGGGATGGAGCTTCGCCAGCTCGTGTGGAGCCGATCCGGTTATTTCGAACTGGCTCAATGTCTCTCTGCTTCCTCGTCCGCCTCGGAACGTTAGCGGCAAGAAAGGTTACGACTCTCGAGTCATCGCTTTGATTGCGTCTTTATCGATCGTCACGTTGTTCCTCCTCGCGTTGCTGTTTGTGTTCGTCATGTACAAGAGGCGGATAGAGGAAGGAGAGGCTTTGGAGGATTGGGAGATAGATTATCCTCATAGGTTTAGTTACAAAGATCTTTACTTAGCTACTCAGAGATTCAAAGAGAGCGAGATCATCGGCTCTGGAGGGTTTGGGACCGTCTACAGAGGAAATCTACCGTCTTCAGGTCCTGTCGCGGTTAAGAGGATAACTCAAAACAGTCAGCAAGGTGTTAGAGAGTTTATCGCGGAGATCGAGAGCTTAGGTAGGTTAAGCCACAAGAACCTAGTGAACCTTCAAGGATGGTGCAAACACAAGAACGACCTCTTGTTGGTTTACGATTATATCCCCAACGGTAGCTTAGACTCGCTTCTGTATGCAAAACCGAGGCGAAACGGTATTGTTTTGACTTGGGAGGAACGTTTCGAGATCATTAAGGGAGTCGCCTCGGGGCTGTTGTATCTCCACGAGGAGTGGGAGCAGGTCGTGATCCACAGAGACGTGAAAGCGAGCAACGTTCTGGTGGACGCGGAGATGAACGCTAAGCTGGGAGACTTCGGGCTCGCGAGGCTTTACGACCGCGGGACGCTGACGCAGACCACGAAAGTGGTCGGGACGTTAGGGTACATGGCCCCCGAGCTCACGCGTAACGGGAAGGGGTCGACCGCGTCTGACGTTTTCGCGTTTGGCGTTTTGCTGTTGGAGATCGTGTGCGGGAGGAGGCCTACGAATACTGAGAACTTCTTTTTGGCTGATTGGGTTATGGACTTTCACGCGAACGGTGGAGGAGTACTTCGTGCGGTTGACCAGAAACTCGGGTCTAGTTTCAACGGTAGAGAGGCGAAGCTAGCTCTCGTTGTGGGGTTGTTATGTTGTCATCAGAAACCAACGGCTCGGCCGACGATGAGGAACGTGATTAGATATTTGTGTGGTGACGAGGATCTTCCGGAGATTGATGGAAACTTGGGGTTTTCTGATTCTGCT is a genomic window containing:
- the LOC130496939 gene encoding kinetochore protein SPC24 homolog; the protein is MGNHSESFDIKDLISYGDDLISLLNAKNGFNVVSQSFEDLKALRFRCDEDFNQTQRSIQDCKKKLAACKKKTEEACSDVSGGDDDLERLQKELDEEMELECKLKDELRVVADELKDLNAQLTSVDEQRQSIKRKERDDLRAEKKLSMYASVTKVIPTVEDPSKISGYMVDREKKVIEKFQFETNKMTAYETCNCIWSIINKQ
- the LOC108806743 gene encoding probable L-type lectin-domain containing receptor kinase VI.1, which produces MGTARRSIRTLVFLLYLSSNVLADAASTTEFTFLGFRGNQTEIQTEKAATIQQTDGLLRLTNRDHNVTGTAFYREPIRFSDRSDSKVLCSFSTSFVFVIIPSSPGNGGFGFTFTLSPTPNRPGAESAQYLGLLNRSSNGDPSNHVFAVEFDTVQGFKDGDDRRGNHVGLDFNNLSSAVQEPVVYHDTDDRKEDFQLESGEPIQAHLDYDGGSDELNVTVYPTRLGFKPATPMISRQVLNLSEIVKEEMYVGFTSATGKGQSSAHYVMGWSFASSCGADPVISNWLNVSLLPRPPRNVSGKKGYDSRVIALIASLSIVTLFLLALLFVFVMYKRRIEEGEALEDWEIDYPHRFSYKDLYLATQRFKESEIIGSGGFGTVYRGNLPSSGPVAVKRITQNSQQGVREFIAEIESLGRLSHKNLVNLQGWCKHKNDLLLVYDYIPNGSLDSLLYAKPRRNGIVLTWEERFEIIKGVASGLLYLHEEWEQVVIHRDVKASNVLVDAEMNAKLGDFGLARLYDRGTLTQTTKVVGTLGYMAPELTRNGKGSTASDVFAFGVLLLEIVCGRRPTNTENFFLADWVMDFHANGGGVLRAVDQKLGSSFNGREAKLALVVGLLCCHQKPTARPTMRNVIRYLCGDEDLPEIDGNLGFSDSAREDLRSNVVCNVSSDRASSSTTFSFSTEVSSGSLGNGR